One segment of Anguilla anguilla isolate fAngAng1 chromosome 1, fAngAng1.pri, whole genome shotgun sequence DNA contains the following:
- the adi1 gene encoding 1,2-dihydroxy-3-keto-5-methylthiopentene dioxygenase, protein MEAWYLDESDEDQRLPHKCNPNKPVSLEELKQLGVLHWKLNADIYETDPELQKIREERHYSYMDIITVHKDTLPNYEEKLKMFFEEHLHLDDEVRYILDGRAYFDVRDKDNKWIRISMNKGDLITLPAGIYHRFTMDETDYTKAMRLFVGEPVWKAYNRPADHFEVRQKYVNSLNSV, encoded by the exons ATGGAGGCCTGGTATTTAGACGAATCTGACGAAGATCAAAGGCTGCCGCACAAGTGCAACCCAAACAAACCAGTGTCTTTGGAGGAATTAAAACAATTAGGAGTTCTCCATTGGAAG CTGAATGCAGACATTTACGAGACCGACCCAGAGCTGCAGAAGATCCGTGAGGAAAGGCACTACTCTTACATGGACATCATAACTGTTCACAAGGACACACTCCCTAATTATGAAGAAAAG CTGAAGATGTTTTTTGAAGAACACCTCCACCTAGATGACGAGGTCCGCTACATTTTGGATGGAAGAGCATACTTTGACGTCAGAGACAAGGACAATAAGTGGATCAGGATTTCCATGAACAAGGGAGACCTGATAACACTTCCAGCAGGGATCTATCACAGATTCACGATGGATGAAACC gACTACACAAAAGCCATGAGGCTTTTCGTTGGAGAACCGGTGTGGAAGGCCTACAACCGCCCTGCAGATCATTTTGAGGTCCGGCAAAAATACGTGAACTCTCTGAATAGTGTGTAA